A genomic segment from Juglans regia cultivar Chandler chromosome 14, Walnut 2.0, whole genome shotgun sequence encodes:
- the LOC108998942 gene encoding germin-like protein 9-3, protein MASALLKYSVFTLLAVFATFWVAKASDPNILSDFIAPANSTSVDGNYFTFNGLRGIFSQTPPNFKVTKASMVEFPALNGQSVSIAVLQFPTGGVNPPHTHPRSAELLFLVQGSLEVGFIDTTNKLYNQTLQVGDMFIFPKGLVHFQYNADAANRTATAISAFGSANAGTSSIPATVFTTGIDDAILAKAFKTDTATIQNIKVGLAPKA, encoded by the coding sequence ATGGCCTCGGCATTGCTAAAGTATTCAGTTTTTACCCTTCTAGCTGTCTTTGCTACTTTTTGGGTAGCAAAAGCAAGTGATCCAAATATCTTATCCGACTTTATAGCCCCGGCAAATTCTACAAGCGTGGATGGAAACTACTTCACGTTCAATGGACTGCGTGGGATATTTTCCCAAACCCCACCAAATTTCAAGGTTACAAAAGCTAGCATGGTCGAATTCCCAGCTCTAAATGGCCAAAGTGTCTCCATTGCCGTTCTCCAGTTCCCTACAGGTGGCGTTAACCCGCCTCACACACATCCACGCTCTGCAGAgcttctgtttctggtgcaagGCAGTCTTGAGGTTGGTTTCATAGATACCACCAACAAACTTTACAATCAGACACTCCAAGTTGGGGACATGTTCATATTTCCTAAGGGACTCGTACACTTCCAATACAATGCGGACGCGGCCAACAGAACTGCCACAGCTATATCTGCTTTCGGTAGTGCAAATGCTGGAACCAGTTCAATCCCTGCTACTGTTTTCACTACTGGCATTGATGATGCAATCCTTGCCAAGGCTTTCAAAACTGATACCGCTACAATTCAAAACATCAAGGTCGGCCTTGCTCCCAAGGCCTAA
- the LOC108998934 gene encoding germin-like protein 9-3 — MAFKTFSMKFFSLLVSSFAIIGMAVAGDPNILTDFITPPNATTVDGSFFTFTGLRSFIESGPLTTFKVLKASMVEFPALNGQSVSYAVLQFANGTTNPPHTHPRSAELLFLLQGSLQVGFVDTTNKLFTQTLQAGDMFVFPKGLVHFQYNVAQTSALAISAFGSANAGTVSIPNTLFITGIDDNVLAKSFKTDVSTIQALKAGLVPMGKP; from the coding sequence ATGGCCTTTAAAACTTTCTCCATGAAATTCTTCTCACTGCTAGTTTCTTCATTTGCCATCATTGGAATGGCAGTAGCCGGAGATCCAAACATCCTCACTGACTTTATAACCCCTCCAAATGCCACTACCGTTGATGGAAGCTTTTTCACATTTACTGGCTTGCGTTCCTTTATCGAGTCAGGCCCTCTCACGACCTTTAAAGTGTTGAAAGCAAGCATGGTTGAATTCCCAGCACTCAACGGACAGAGTGTTTCTTATGCTGTATTGCAGTTTGCAAATGGCACAACCAATCCACCACACACCCATCCTCGCTCAGCTGAGCTCCTTTTCCTTCTTCAAGGTTCTCTTCAGGTTGGGTTTGTTGATACAACCAACAAGCTCTTTACACAAACACTTCAAGCAGGTGATATGTTTGTGTTTCCTAAAGGACTAGTGCACTTTCAGTACAATGTTGCGCAAACATCTGCTTTAGCAATTTCAGCTTTTGGGAGTGCAAATGCTGGAACTGTTTCAATTCCCAATACCTTGTTCATCACTGGCATTGACGATAATGTGTTGGCTAAATCCTTCAAGACTGATGTTTCCACCATTCAAGCTCTTAAGgctggccttgttcccatgggcaAGCCCTAA